ACTTGATGTTTTTCGTAACAGTGAAAAAGATAAGTGGGAAGCATGTATGAGCTAAAGGCTACCCCTGTTAGGTTATAACAAACACTCTCTCTCAGTGCTCCGCGGGCACTTCGTTATATCGGGGTTTCCAGCTGTGTTATAATGCATTCACCTGTAACTCACCAAAGGTTCGTTTCATCGTGATCACACGCAAGAGGTCCAGACTAATGAAAGATCAGTCAGTGTACCTTTTTCCTGCGGCACACTTTGTTCAAAATACCAACAGCAATGTGTACGAAGCACTGAATGATTCGAATGGCGTAACCACGCTTGCTTGTTGTTCCGTGTTTAACCTTTGCAATATTGCCTACATTCACGTTTTTGGAATCAAATCATTGCTGATCTCTATACCAAAAAGATGCGTTTGGAAGGAGCTCGTAATCAGGAGACACCCTCTAAGCTGACATGGATCCCGCGATACCATTGGTTAACTGTGTGGTTAACTCAAGTATTGGAGGATATCGTTATTTGGGATTGACGATATTCTCATTCCATTTGGGACTGACAGAAGTCCCCCGAAGAAAAAGCAGTTGAGGGGGGGCTGAGAGGCAAAGATTGGTAACCTGGCAGGAGGGCACGCGCGCACCCTTTGAATTCAGGGCAGGAAACTTGGGTCGTCCGAACGTCTGGGACGGGTAACTTTTCCGTTCGGACAAGGAAAAACGTGATCCCAGTTGTCCGAATGGACGACTGAGTTGTAGAGGTCcaacttaaaaaaagtcaagaaaCTATACTTACCTGTTTTCTTTggatatataataaaatattctttCCGTAATTAATAACCTAAGTGCTCTAAAAAATAAGTAGCTCTTacagaaagtaaaataaaatatcattttgtTTACGTTGTGTGTTTGATTTCGTCGTGCAAGGTGCCGCCATTAAATTCCATGTGAGTCCTGCTGTACAACATAATAGCAGGCTCACGATATCGCACGTGCTTGTCAGTCACGTTTCAGCGAGTTTCAGCGGTTTTCTTCAAGCGTCATGTCTTTGTCTCAGTCGACACTTACTAGCTTTTTAAAGAGGTCAGCACCGGAAACACATGATGCAGATGATGGTACTAGCAATGTTGTTcattccaaaaagaaaaaaaagcgaagATAACAAGAAAAAGTATGAAACGAAGCACATAAGAAAGTTTCAACCAGCGTGGCAGAAAGAGTTCGATTGGGTTGTTtatcaagaagaaacaaacaaaatgtactGCTCAAggagaggaagaggaagaagaaattctaCCGCCACTTCCCGAACTGCCTGAATAAACACAATGACTAAAACAAATGTATCAAAAGAtatgttttttcaatttgtggAGTTCTGTTAGTTTTAATTCTACGAGCTAAAATGAAATATGAAGTTTATATATTACCCTTTAGTATTGTTGTGGTTGTCTATTTTTGGACAAGTAGTTTTGTGGTTCGGACAAGCAAAATACACATTGTACTTGTCCCAAGGGACAAGTgaattgaaaagaaagtttCTTGCCCTGGAATTGGAAAATGGGTATGAAATCTCAGGATCTCTGGAGAAAAAATTATagtataaaaagaaaacaaagtgaCGTAAGAAGGAGTTTGTACACTAGCTACTGTTTGAATAACCATAGTTAAAGAACTGTACATTATCCCTTACACTTTAATGGTATTTTCGCGCAGTTGGTTAGCTTTTGGATATAATGTTATATTTTAGATGTTTCAcacaaaaatgtttatttcGTCAGTTCGTCTTAAATACTGCAGAATGTTCCTGTCATTTTCGGTATCTGCCATATCTCATTCAACAAGATAAACAGAAATTTCTcgtgtcattttttttaaaatgagacGTCAAAACGTTCACGTGTTGTTCACGTGGACATCACGTGGTAGGTAATGCACCACGCGGTTTAGGGAAATAAGCAGACATAAGAGGCGGCTCGGGTCGAGGCTTCTGAGAGTTGGCTCCACTTCCGGTTGGATGGAAGTATTTAGCGTCAAGTATGGGCTCACTGCTGTTTGTAATGCTGCTACTTCCGGTTATGGTAAGAGGACGGCTGAGAGGGGTGACACCCCCTGTTGAGAGGGCTCCTGATGGTATATTAGGGGTTGACTGCCCTACTGGATGGGGTAGCAGGCCTGGGCGGGGTCCTGGCTTGCTGTATGAAACCTGTTAAGTCAAGTGAacatttgtttacatttgtatCACTTAAGAGATCACTTTAAAAGCCAAGGCAACCAATCTTAAATAGTGATGTGGCTaacaaaccaaaaaagaaaTCTTCAACATGAACAAGACTGGTGAAACATTCATACAAGTAAAAAAGGCACACAATTAACAACCCCTACGCGAATTGGCCCAAAAGGGAAGAAGAGTGAATTGGTAACAAAACAGATTGGTAAAAAGTTAAAATCATAGTCTTAAGTGCCGCGGGTGTATTTCGAGGGCCgcaactttatttttaaaaaccttcttCAAGGAGCCATCTTGGTTTTGGAAAATATCGGGAGTTGAGAAGAGTGCCTGTCCATTCGACTGTATCCATTCTACCTCTCTTTATACGATTTGGGACAGGTGATAGTCAATCCGGTATGATACTTAAGGCCTGAGGAACACACTAGCTAACACGTTGCAGCAACACGTCacggcgacaagttgcagcgacaaatcgcttcgtgtgtgcTGGAAAATTTTTgcgaaaatctttgtctccgcaacagaattttgtcgccgcAACGAGTCACACAAAATGAAATCAGATTGAATTCGTGCAACTTGTTACGGCGACAAAATTCTGCTGTgtagacaaagattttcacaaaattctccAGTagacacgaagcgatttgttgCAGCAACCTATCGCCCGACCTGTACACACGGAGTGATTTGTCACCGGGAAGTGTTGTAGCGACATGTCACTCAGTGTATACGGACTCGACTGGGTCATACATTACCTGAGTTGGTTCAGTAAAACGAGGAATGTCTGTTCTGTTTACAGTGGAACTAGATCCAGCAGTAGAGCTTGGAACCTGAAACCAGTAACATCAACCAGTAAGTCACAATAGCTCCAAATTGTGCAGGGCTCGTATAAAGCGCAAGCGAAGCAGAGGTTACCTTATTATATGGAGCCAAAGGAGGTCTCCGAGTAGACACGGTCTTTGTATTCATTTCAAAAGGTCCAAGTCGTTGCTGGGACATCATCTGATCATTCATTTGCTTGTTCAGCCAGTTAATTACTGTAACAAAACAGACTAGTCTGATAATTGTTACCTTAAAATAACAAGAATGTGTTGAGATTAACCTTCAGAGGGGATTTGCGGGGCGGTTGACCGTAAAATAAAGTTCAACAGCGATTTCCGTCTATGGCTTCGAAAGAGAGTCCCCCAAGTGTCAGCGATCCAAAAACGTCCGAAATCGATCCAAAAACTGCCGAAAATTTCCGAAGATGGCGTGTCGCACGGCTTTCGGATTTCCGAAGTTGACACATTTAGTTGAATTTGAACGTCCCTTTCGTAGAGTTTAACTCTTTAGATTAAATTGGAATCGTGATTTTGTAATCAATCTCGAATTGCACCCTCACCTTTTAAATTAACCACTAATTAACTTATCTTGAGGTCCTGCGATTCCCTTTTCTGTCGAACAACCTACTGCGTATGCCCAGCATAGTGTATACACCAAATCAGTACTTCTATAAGTTCTATTATATAGACAGGTCAGTCGTAAGCGTCAATTCGCCACTTCAGAAACcagaaggaaactgggccgagctaacgttcgcaaagacttctgggacatTTACTAgcgacaggaaaaaaaattggccaatggcTGCTCGGCGCGTCACCAGTAACTATCCCAGAAACAACTGCGGGACGCATTTCTGCTCCAGTtctcttctcgtttctaaatTCGATTGGTCTCTGCTGAAACGTGACGCGTAAAACAGCACCATTCTGAGTAGCTTAGCTTTGTTCTACTTTTACCCTGTGGTACCtgagtttcttttaatttttgttcttctCACCATTTTCATTGGTTTTCAAAAGTTGCTTGCTTTCTTCAAGTTTCCCTGTTGTCGTTTCAAGTGACTCTGTTAGCTTCTTAACCTAAATTTGCAGTTAAAATCAACATTTTTAAAGTCACTAAAATGAAAAACGATTCAGAAGACAGTGCAAAGGAATAAACGGCTGAGTTGGAAGATTAGCTTACTAAGACAACGAAGGCAACGAAAACGGCACCAAGGAATTATAGTTATCGCTGCGCATTCACGTTCAGGAAGAGAAGAAAGTAGTCCGTGTGTTAACCTTTGGGATATTTCACGCAGTAGTTATGCCAAAGACGGCGAAGAAGAAGCGTGTCAAAAGAGTGATGAACACGGAGTTGTTTTGCTTTGTGAATCCATTGATTTTTGGGCGTTGTTGGAGTTACTTTATTCGTCTTTTCGTAAGAACCCTCGTAATAAGTTGTTGCTGCATTTAAACAGTTTCTTATATATAAACTTCTACTTCATTAGCATCTTGTGAAATAATATTAAAGTAAACGTTTAATACCTCCTCCTCTTTACTTTTCACAGTGGTTTGTAAGCTGGTATTTTCCTGctgacatttttcaagggctgtTTCCTAAACAACAAGGATACCATAGTCGTAAGAAGTACACTCGCTATAAACTCCACTTGGGCCTATTTTCAGGCTTGAAGAATTCCCTTCACCAAAACAAGTTACCTTTTCAAGCAGaagcttttcttgttttgtgGTGACAACATTTTTTAGTTTCATCTGCAACAAAATGAAAAGATCAAGTTTTATCTTGTGCAAAACGAGTGACACAGTGAAGATCGCTGCGCTGCCTTCTTTAACAGATTTGCTTATAATTGGGTGGGGTGGCACAAACTCGCTCCAACTTTTCTTGCGTACCACCCTTAACCATTCCAACCAATTCACAACCCGGGCATTTAATAGTAGCCGAATAAGACAAGTTATTCAAAGGAAGGCCACTTGTTTTAGTGATGTTTTTTCTTAACGGTATGATCGTAGCTACTTGAAGCTCATGTTGGAAACTATTTTGCTGCTAATCTGAGGGAGTCTTATATAACTCTTACAAGAAAATATTTTACCTTTGATTTGCTGGTTCGCAGCTCAGACTGAAGCCTGTGGATTATTTCGTTTCCCTGAAgagtaagaaaaataaaagggtATCTTAACAACATGAGGGAATTTTGACACGTTTATAACAACCAAAATCAAAGTAAAGTTGTAAAATCTAATTAGGTTATCCCGAAATTCCAACATACATTGCGCACCATTCCTGGAAGCAAAAATATCCAAGTATGAGTTGTCCCTTTTTCGAAAATCGCCCAAAAAACCGAAAACTGAAAACTCCATTAGGACAGCCTGGACATTTTTTAAGGGTAATGTTGAGCGAAGCCTTTACTGGAGCTTAAACAAACCCAATAATTATCGGTTTCAGGCCTAATCTTAAATTTGTTACAAAATCGATCAGCGATGAAGAAAAACTGTTCATCATAATAACAGTGAAGAAATAGTGTGTGGCATACCTTGATGACCTCAGCAGACACAGATTTAACTGTCGCTTCAAGCTTGTTAATCTGTTCGAGCCTTTCTTCCAAtatcttttcttgttttctgcGCTGTTCACTAGAATTTTCCATTAGCTCGTTCGTCCGTGTTATAACCTTCACAAGATAACAAGATAAAGGAAAGGGAATAACTTTCAGCTTTAGGAATAAATGTATGTCAAAGAATATTCCTATAGGCATTGAAAAAGATTTCGGCGGGAACCATTGAGTTGAACGCCTAGCGCTGCATCCAAACGAGGTATAGTCGTACTGTACTCctctcccccacccctcccctacaACGCCAAAAAGAATATAGCCAccagcctctgtttcaaagcgagatTAAGGGCGAAGCCATTGCActttttgaaagtgagggtttttggaacttaaTTACCACAGGCGAAACtttgaaaagttgttgtttttttcttgctaAGGTGCGCTTGTCGTGTTCTACAAAAAGGCTATTATCAGTACCAGTTCCTTGTCTCTAAGCTCCTGTTCAAGTACAGCCACTCTTGTCTGAAGCTGGCTTACTGTTTTACTGTTTTCATGTCTCTCTGAGTCAAGTGAACCATTTTCACGTCGAAGTTTATGCAGTTCTTGCTTAGCATACTTGCATTCCTGTAACCAAGGAAAAAACGTGAGTAAACTTAGCAAACCAACAAAATAGTTATTGCTAATGTGCTCAACAATCTTACCCTAGATCTTGTAATAAGCATGTaagcttataataataatgcattCATGATTTCTtcgaccctgagataaggggcagggggggggggggggagtctcaaaaaattttttttcagctcctCGGACCTCAGTGTGGTCTAAAAATGATGGAGGGCCCCTCTCCTGGatttaggttagggttagggttaaggttaggtTAGGTTATTATACATTGAgtttagggttaggttaggttATTATatatttagttaggttagggttagggttcactgGTCACTACCCTACAACTCAGATGTTCACTTGGCAGTTACCTCATCAAGAGCAGTCAACTTTGACCTCAGGTCTCTGATACAGGAATCTGCCTGGTATTTCTTTTGAGTAAGGTCCTGTTGTattaaacatgaaaataacttagacaatttttgcaaaatcaATGAGTAAATCCATAGCAGGTAAACTAAAGGCACTGTGCCAGCTAGAAAATGAAAACTAGCCATCGTGGGAGCATATGTAAAAAACACCATCCGTAAGGAAATGCTAAGCAGAGTAGCCAGCCAATACTAATCAAGAACACTGTAGGCGGCGATTTTCGACAGCAGccagctacttttgacaacctgCTAGAGGTATGTCTTATTCATTAACAGGACGCTAGGTGAGTTATTCATGAATTTCTTATGCTCATTTGAAAGAAATGGATACGCAAGTTTGAGGAACTGGTGTTAGTTACCCGGTTGGAATTTTCCTCATCTTTGAGTCTGGCTTCAAGTTTCACgatctacaaaaaaaattgatattttgagAGATTCAGGAGAAAAACAAATCCTTTATAAGAATgcatattttaatttaattttattacctGTGTGTGGCGACTCTGTTCAATCTCTCGCTTTTCTTTCTCAAACTTCTGCTGGTTCTCAGTGACCATCTtgacacaaaagaaaccaaagaaaACCAATAAAATAAATGCACAATTTGTAAACAAAGACTGAGATACCATTTTGATAATTAAATCAATACCTGAAGGGCTTTCTCTCTCTCAGTAGTCAGTTCTTGAGCATGTTTGTTTTCCATCTGACAGGATCTTGCAGAGCAATCAGATTGTACTGAGTTCAATTCCTTTGTTTTGATTGCAAGAACCTTTATGAACATAAAATTAAGGTTAAAACTTTGGAATACAAAGCAGATGAACCCCTCTAAAAGAAAGTAACTCCTGTCTCTTTTATGGTGGTTACAAAATTTTATTACACACATCTTTTGAAGCCCcaaaataac
The genomic region above belongs to Porites lutea chromosome 12, jaPorLute2.1, whole genome shotgun sequence and contains:
- the LOC140921287 gene encoding spindle assembly abnormal protein 6 homolog — encoded protein: MEEFFNKVVAVHFKSASHDDRRSAVRINVAFRASSSPSNKELFVRITDEEDLFFLYNLALGESDFHTLKTQQGLLVDFCAFPQKFVDLLELCRDEEQRDHPKFLLQFVVGSGLDQGIATLHVVETNPFKHLTHLSLKFLPGSDAEVKKYLADCLKHLQDEKQMLERRLASTEADLQQKLNSCQEVLAIKTKELNSVQSDCSARSCQMENKHAQELTTEREKALQMVTENQQKFEKEKREIEQSRHTQIVKLEARLKDEENSNRDLTQKKYQADSCIRDLRSKLTALDEECKYAKQELHKLRRENGSLDSERHENSKTVSQLQTRVAVLEQELRDKELVITRTNELMENSSEQRRKQEKILEERLEQINKLEATVKSVSAEVIKGNEIIHRLQSELRTSKSKMKLKNVVTTKQEKLLLEKETALEKCQQENTSLQTTVKSKEEEVKKLTESLETTTGKLEESKQLLKTNENVINWLNKQMNDQMMSQQRLGPFEMNTKTVSTRRPPLAPYNKVPSSTAGSSSTVNRTDIPRFTEPTQVSYSKPGPRPGLLPHPVGQSTPNIPSGALSTGGVTPLSRPLTITGSSSITNSSEPILDAKYFHPTGSGANSQKPRPEPPLMSAYFPKPRGALPTT